One part of the Aestuariirhabdus litorea genome encodes these proteins:
- the menC gene encoding o-succinylbenzoate synthase produces MLRRAALYRYRIPLSPPLSSGGRRLSHREGLVVRLEQGERCGMGEVAPLPGFSRESLWQAQRELLQQLPRWVAGFGVHCRPPSAAFGLSCALDELRQGVPLRLVDPLSSGYPLLSGDPEQIVERWHHWPEPRPSLVKLKLGRRPVEAEQTMVGELLSISPGLRFRIDANRRWSPIDARRWVDWLGRERIDYLEEPCPRLWQSLQLADTCGVDLALDESLRESLHNGRGPLPVHPCFKVAVIKPSLTGPLGQIERLIRQCRRRGITTLLSSSYESSLGIGQLQALARRLTPDQGPGLDTLGPFSHHLLRPAAGDHACLDWAQLECLWQS; encoded by the coding sequence ATGCTGCGCCGCGCCGCCCTCTACCGTTACCGCATCCCCCTGAGTCCGCCGCTGTCCAGCGGCGGCCGCCGCCTCAGCCACCGCGAGGGGCTGGTGGTCCGGCTTGAGCAGGGTGAACGCTGCGGAATGGGGGAGGTAGCGCCGCTGCCGGGCTTCAGCCGCGAATCCCTGTGGCAGGCGCAGCGCGAGCTGCTCCAGCAGCTGCCCCGTTGGGTGGCCGGCTTCGGTGTCCATTGCCGCCCCCCCTCCGCCGCCTTCGGCCTCTCCTGCGCCCTCGACGAACTCCGCCAGGGCGTCCCCCTGCGTCTTGTCGATCCGCTCTCCAGTGGCTATCCGCTGCTGAGCGGCGACCCCGAGCAGATTGTCGAGCGCTGGCACCACTGGCCCGAGCCCCGCCCGAGCCTGGTCAAGCTCAAACTGGGACGCCGGCCGGTTGAGGCGGAGCAGACGATGGTCGGTGAGCTGCTGTCCATCAGCCCGGGGCTGCGTTTTCGCATCGACGCCAACCGGCGCTGGAGCCCGATCGATGCCCGGCGCTGGGTCGACTGGCTGGGGCGGGAGCGTATCGACTACCTGGAAGAGCCCTGTCCGCGACTGTGGCAAAGCCTCCAGCTGGCCGATACCTGCGGGGTCGATCTGGCCCTCGACGAATCCCTGCGCGAGTCCCTGCACAATGGGCGCGGCCCACTACCGGTCCACCCGTGTTTCAAGGTGGCGGTGATCAAGCCCAGCCTCACCGGCCCCCTCGGGCAGATTGAACGCCTGATTCGCCAATGCCGGCGTCGCGGCATCACGACCCTGCTCTCCAGCAGCTACGAGTCCAGTCTGGGGATCGGGCAATTGCAGGCCCTGGCCCGGCGCCTGACCCCCGACCAGGGGCCGGGGCTCGACACCCTCGGCCCCTTCAGCCACCACCTGCTACGGCCCGCGGCCGGGGATCATGCCTGCCTCGACTGGGCGCAGCTGGAGTGCCTATGGCAGAGCTGA
- a CDS encoding AMP-binding protein: protein MAELSHPMAELTHPLWQAARRHADRPALIEGERVLSFAALYQDADALARHLAAQGVHRGDHLLLLEPDPLPIIRCLWATSLLGCVCIPLNPALPVAQIERQLATADARWLIGAGSGEEGEHIKLPPGCQQLGLPPLSLTATNAPLAATPEWPPLDPQTALTGTFTSGSSGHPKLALHSLANHRASAKGSGQLIPLGAGDGWGLTLPLYHIGGLAILFRCLLAGASLVLGERRDLEGFLQHPRVTHLSVVATQLVRLQRQGRSLAAGSLRHLLLGGSAFPRSLLDWLAGQPIQCHISYGLTEMSSQVMTGPANPDSRIAHLLPGRELRIAPIAGDEGQLEPGEEESGNVEGEILVRGDCLWLGYYQRGQLHRPLNKEGWFHTRDRGQLDTTGALRVIGRLDNQFVSGGENVQPEPLEAIIRSFAGGCEGGVDGGEPIDECYLVPVSDAEYGTRAVCFVEPFPADGGAELARWLQPQLASHQRPRAFYPIPPELKRGLKISRQQLCRWAEEQSQG from the coding sequence ATGGCAGAGCTGAGCCACCCAATGGCCGAATTGACCCATCCCCTGTGGCAGGCGGCCCGGCGTCACGCCGATCGCCCCGCCCTGATCGAGGGGGAACGGGTACTGAGCTTCGCCGCCCTCTACCAGGATGCCGACGCGCTGGCCCGCCATCTGGCCGCGCAGGGGGTGCACCGCGGCGACCACCTGCTGCTGCTCGAGCCCGATCCGCTGCCGATCATACGCTGCCTGTGGGCCACCAGCCTCCTTGGGTGCGTCTGCATCCCCCTTAACCCGGCGCTGCCGGTGGCGCAGATCGAGCGCCAGCTGGCCACCGCCGACGCGCGCTGGCTAATCGGTGCCGGCAGCGGCGAAGAGGGCGAGCACATAAAGCTTCCCCCCGGCTGTCAGCAGCTCGGTTTGCCCCCCCTCAGCCTAACCGCAACCAATGCGCCGCTGGCGGCGACCCCCGAATGGCCGCCGCTGGACCCACAGACGGCGCTGACCGGAACCTTCACCTCGGGCAGCAGCGGCCATCCCAAGTTGGCGCTGCACAGCCTTGCCAACCACCGGGCCAGCGCCAAGGGGAGCGGTCAGCTTATCCCCCTCGGTGCCGGGGATGGCTGGGGGCTGACCCTGCCGCTCTACCATATCGGCGGACTGGCGATCCTGTTCCGCTGTCTGCTGGCCGGTGCCAGCCTGGTGCTGGGGGAGCGCCGCGACCTGGAGGGGTTCCTGCAGCATCCGCGGGTCACCCATCTGTCGGTGGTGGCCACCCAGCTGGTGCGCCTGCAGCGCCAGGGTCGTTCGCTGGCAGCGGGTTCCCTGCGCCACCTGCTACTGGGGGGCAGCGCCTTCCCCCGCAGCCTGCTCGACTGGCTCGCTGGCCAGCCGATCCAGTGCCATATCAGTTACGGCCTTACCGAGATGAGCTCCCAGGTGATGACCGGCCCGGCCAACCCCGACTCCCGCATCGCCCACCTTCTGCCCGGGCGCGAGCTGCGGATCGCACCGATTGCGGGGGATGAGGGCCAGCTGGAGCCTGGTGAGGAGGAGAGTGGAAACGTCGAGGGTGAGATACTGGTGCGCGGCGACTGCCTCTGGCTGGGGTATTACCAGCGCGGGCAGCTGCACCGCCCCCTCAACAAGGAGGGCTGGTTTCACACCCGCGACCGCGGGCAGCTCGATACCACGGGGGCGCTGCGCGTGATCGGGCGCCTCGACAACCAGTTTGTCAGCGGCGGCGAGAACGTGCAGCCGGAGCCCCTGGAGGCGATTATTCGTAGTTTCGCAGGAGGCTGCGAGGGAGGCGTTGATGGGGGCGAACCCATCGATGAGTGCTACCTGGTGCCGGTGAGTGATGCCGAATACGGCACCCGCGCGGTCTGCTTTGTGGAGCCCTTCCCCGCCGACGGCGGCGCCGAACTGGCCCGCTGGCTACAACCGCAGCTGGCCAGCCACCAGCGCCCCCGCGCCTTCTACCCCATCCCCCCCGAACTGAAACGCGGCCTCAAGATCAGCCGCCAGCAGCTCTGCCGCTGGGCGGAGGAGCAGAGTCAGGGCTAA
- a CDS encoding polysaccharide deacetylase family protein, whose amino-acid sequence MTCPILMYHFIGDPEDPADSPYFVSSEKFDEQMKRLKKRGFKSISLGHLFNHLYRDEALPDKSVVITFDDGHLSFYEKAMPVLEKYDLTATNFIITERAGKKNFMTWEQINRAKLKGFSIESHSVTHRVLTKINRSEVVNEALVSKKTIEKKLNSDVRFFCYRGGHYNEEIKSIVESCGYDASVCSRYGVNNSSTDRYELKRVPIRGTDDLGIFLAKIHGYDWQRLHGRLFAKYLEPLKIHSLK is encoded by the coding sequence ATGACCTGCCCCATACTTATGTATCATTTTATAGGCGATCCGGAAGACCCAGCTGATTCGCCTTATTTTGTATCCTCAGAAAAATTTGATGAGCAAATGAAGCGCCTAAAAAAAAGAGGATTTAAATCTATCAGTCTGGGCCATCTATTTAATCATCTTTATAGAGATGAAGCTCTTCCTGATAAATCGGTAGTTATAACATTTGATGATGGTCACTTGTCCTTTTATGAAAAAGCCATGCCCGTTCTTGAGAAATATGACCTAACGGCAACAAATTTTATTATTACTGAAAGAGCTGGCAAGAAAAACTTTATGACCTGGGAACAAATAAATCGCGCGAAACTGAAAGGTTTTTCTATTGAGTCGCATTCTGTTACCCACAGAGTACTAACAAAAATCAACAGATCTGAAGTAGTGAATGAGGCGTTAGTGTCAAAAAAGACAATAGAAAAAAAATTAAATTCCGATGTGAGGTTTTTTTGTTATAGGGGCGGCCATTATAACGAAGAAATTAAAAGCATTGTTGAATCTTGTGGATATGATGCTTCGGTTTGTTCCCGTTATGGCGTTAACAACTCATCAACAGACAGGTATGAATTAAAGAGAGTGCCTATTCGAGGAACGGATGATTTAGGAATATTTCTTGCAAAAATACACGGCTATGACTGGCAGCGTTTACATGGGCGACTATTTGCAAAATACCTTGAGCCATTGAAAATACATAGTCTTAAATGA
- a CDS encoding sulfotransferase family protein produces MLPDFVVIGGMKCGSTSLLRYLNYHPDIILPRNIKNLEFFDEKENWNKGLNWYESFFPKEKNKGQVFGEVSTEYTKHPDTNNVAKNLAKTIPNAKLIYVIRHPYKRLISHYIHQVGAGLEQRKINTILRNIDNMYVRYSLYGYQLEQYLDFFSPSKILVLTSEELRRDKDKALSRIFRFIGVDESFKVGNNVSLNTSAERKKWNSIGRLIRRSSRNYNAYCYYKNKYPRSMRIADLLLCSAVNVDSLSKESKEKISPLFIEDIKKIEDTFGLDLSGWSFDEV; encoded by the coding sequence ATGCTACCTGACTTTGTTGTTATTGGCGGGATGAAGTGCGGCTCTACATCGCTACTGAGATATTTAAACTATCATCCAGATATAATACTACCTAGAAACATAAAAAACCTAGAGTTCTTTGATGAGAAAGAAAATTGGAACAAAGGGCTAAATTGGTACGAATCCTTCTTTCCAAAAGAAAAAAACAAAGGCCAAGTTTTCGGAGAAGTTTCTACAGAGTATACAAAGCATCCCGACACCAATAATGTGGCAAAAAACCTAGCCAAAACCATACCAAATGCAAAGCTAATATACGTTATTAGGCATCCGTACAAAAGACTAATATCTCACTATATACATCAAGTTGGTGCAGGTTTAGAGCAAAGAAAAATAAACACCATATTGCGTAATATTGACAATATGTACGTAAGGTATAGCCTATATGGCTATCAACTTGAGCAATATCTTGATTTCTTTTCACCATCCAAAATACTTGTCTTGACGTCAGAAGAATTGAGGCGTGACAAAGATAAAGCACTTTCTAGAATTTTTAGATTTATTGGCGTAGATGAGTCTTTTAAGGTTGGCAATAATGTTTCATTAAACACTAGCGCCGAAAGGAAAAAATGGAACTCTATAGGTAGGCTTATAAGAAGGTCGAGTAGAAATTACAACGCATATTGCTATTACAAAAACAAGTACCCAAGGTCGATGAGGATCGCAGATCTGCTTTTATGCTCCGCTGTAAATGTCGATTCTTTATCAAAAGAAAGCAAAGAAAAAATCAGCCCGCTATTTATTGAAGATATTAAAAAAATTGAAGATACATTTGGCCTTGATCTTTCTGGCTGGTCTTTTGATGAAGTTTGA
- a CDS encoding tyrosine-type recombinase/integrase: MATIGTPHKDGNVHIDPLICRSHLLLEELKVRACGSSYFFPRRRTSKRYPHMSPDTLNAALNKLAEANVIQHFTVHDLRCSFRSLLARIGTPPHIAESWLNHKLKGVEGIYDRYDYLQERRKALSEVAKVVSPFINIDT, translated from the coding sequence ATGGCCACTATCGGAACACCGCACAAAGATGGGAACGTCCATATTGATCCCCTTATCTGCCGCAGCCATCTCTTGCTAGAAGAGTTAAAGGTAAGGGCGTGCGGTAGCAGCTATTTCTTCCCGCGCCGAAGGACAAGTAAGCGTTATCCACACATGAGCCCTGACACCCTAAATGCGGCGCTAAACAAACTTGCAGAGGCCAACGTGATTCAACACTTCACAGTACACGACCTTCGGTGCAGCTTCCGCTCCCTTCTTGCACGTATCGGTACCCCTCCTCACATCGCCGAGAGCTGGCTCAATCACAAATTGAAAGGAGTGGAAGGGATTTATGACCGGTATGACTATTTACAGGAGCGCCGCAAAGCTTTAAGCGAAGTGGCGAAAGTAGTTTCTCCGTTTATAAATATCGATACCTGA
- a CDS encoding integrase arm-type DNA-binding domain-containing protein: MGKLTDKAITAIIKSGDAGRFADGDGLYLCLRAAGKAYWALRYTANGKRRIFTIGNYERLSLSSARTEAGRLRDKIAKDSTDPVAERHREEQMAIRTTDELFEDWYSQHSKRLKHPRIPRRKYERDIQPVIGGLTVDAVTPRDVRIVIQKVTASKRPTLATMHWR, from the coding sequence ATGGGAAAGCTCACCGACAAGGCCATCACAGCGATCATCAAGTCCGGGGATGCCGGGCGCTTCGCAGATGGCGATGGTCTTTACCTATGCCTTCGCGCCGCAGGCAAGGCGTACTGGGCGCTCCGCTACACAGCCAACGGAAAACGCAGGATCTTCACCATCGGCAACTACGAACGCCTATCTCTGTCTAGCGCCCGTACCGAAGCAGGACGGTTAAGAGACAAAATTGCCAAAGATAGTACTGATCCAGTAGCAGAGCGCCATCGCGAAGAGCAGATGGCTATCCGTACCACTGATGAACTATTTGAGGACTGGTACAGCCAGCACTCTAAGCGGCTTAAACATCCCAGGATCCCCCGGCGAAAGTACGAACGCGACATCCAGCCGGTTATCGGGGGGCTCACAGTCGACGCCGTCACTCCAAGAGACGTTCGCATTGTTATTCAAAAGGTCACTGCCAGCAAGCGTCCGACCCTAGCAACGATGCATTGGCGTTGA
- a CDS encoding YicC/YloC family endoribonuclease: MTSSMTAFARQEAQFEWGSLAWEIRSVNHRYLEPSFRLPEALRELEFPLREQLRKRLTRGKVECSLRYQIAAGVAGELVVNSDMCDQLQKALKQVQASFYDCALPDPLALLQWPGVLQQQEFDMKQVHGDALGVFNQALAQLIEGREREGAELRDFIEQRLKGVADEAEQVRTLMPEILERQRQRMQQRIEEAGVELDPGRLEQEMVLITQRSDVEEELDRLQVHITEVSRVLKSGGAIGRRLDFLMQELNREANTLGSKSINAGTTQIAVNLKVLIEQMREQIQNIE; this comes from the coding sequence ATGACAAGTAGCATGACGGCATTTGCTCGCCAGGAGGCACAGTTTGAATGGGGCTCGCTGGCCTGGGAGATTCGCTCGGTCAACCACCGTTACCTGGAGCCCAGCTTTCGCCTGCCGGAGGCGCTGCGGGAGCTGGAGTTTCCCCTGCGCGAGCAGCTGCGCAAGCGGCTGACCCGCGGCAAGGTGGAGTGCAGCCTGCGCTACCAGATCGCCGCCGGTGTGGCCGGTGAGCTGGTGGTCAACAGCGATATGTGTGACCAGCTGCAGAAGGCGCTCAAGCAGGTACAGGCCAGTTTCTACGATTGCGCCCTGCCCGACCCCCTGGCCCTGTTACAGTGGCCAGGTGTGCTGCAGCAGCAGGAGTTTGATATGAAGCAGGTGCACGGCGATGCCCTGGGCGTCTTCAACCAGGCCCTGGCGCAGCTGATAGAGGGGCGCGAGCGCGAGGGCGCCGAGCTGCGCGACTTTATCGAGCAGCGCCTCAAGGGGGTTGCCGATGAGGCCGAGCAGGTGCGCACCCTGATGCCCGAGATCCTCGAGCGCCAGCGCCAGCGCATGCAGCAGCGCATCGAAGAGGCCGGTGTCGAGCTCGACCCCGGTCGCTTGGAGCAGGAGATGGTGCTGATCACCCAGCGCTCCGACGTGGAGGAGGAGCTCGACCGTCTGCAGGTGCACATCACCGAGGTATCACGGGTGCTGAAAAGCGGCGGCGCCATCGGCCGCCGCCTCGACTTCCTGATGCAGGAGCTCAACCGCGAAGCCAACACCCTGGGCTCCAAATCGATCAACGCCGGCACCACCCAGATAGCAGTTAACCTCAAGGTGCTGATCGAGCAGATGCGCGAGCAGATTCAGAATATTGAATAG
- the rph gene encoding ribonuclease PH has protein sequence MRPSNRTPDQMRPVRITRHYTKHAEGSVLIEFGDTKVICTASVENSVPRFLKGKGQGWITAEYGMLPRSTGSRMDREATRGKQGGRTLEIQRLIGRSLRAAIDLRLLGEYTITLDCDVIQADGGTRTASITGACVALVDALRSLQRSKAIKTDPLKQMVAAVSVGIYEGQPVLDLDYPEDSRAETDMNVVMTATGGLIEVQGTAEGEAFSREQMNAMLALAEKGIGELFELQRQALAE, from the coding sequence ATGCGTCCCAGTAATCGTACCCCCGACCAGATGCGCCCGGTTCGTATCACCCGTCATTACACCAAACACGCCGAGGGGTCGGTGCTGATCGAGTTTGGCGATACCAAGGTGATCTGTACCGCATCGGTCGAGAACTCCGTGCCCCGCTTCCTCAAGGGCAAGGGGCAGGGCTGGATCACCGCCGAATACGGCATGCTGCCACGCTCCACCGGCAGCCGCATGGACCGCGAGGCCACCCGTGGCAAGCAGGGAGGACGTACCCTCGAGATCCAGCGCCTGATCGGCCGTTCGCTGCGCGCCGCCATCGACCTGAGGCTGCTGGGCGAATACACCATCACCCTCGACTGCGATGTGATTCAGGCCGACGGCGGTACCCGCACCGCCTCCATCACCGGCGCCTGCGTGGCACTGGTGGATGCCCTGCGCAGCCTGCAGCGCAGCAAGGCGATCAAGACCGACCCCCTCAAGCAGATGGTCGCCGCCGTGTCGGTGGGTATCTATGAGGGGCAGCCGGTGCTGGACCTCGACTACCCGGAGGATTCCCGCGCCGAGACCGATATGAATGTGGTGATGACCGCCACCGGCGGCCTGATCGAGGTGCAGGGCACCGCCGAGGGGGAGGCGTTCAGCCGCGAGCAGATGAACGCCATGCTGGCACTGGCGGAGAAGGGGATTGGTGAGCTGTTCGAGCTGCAGCGCCAGGCACTGGCGGAGTAG